The following proteins are encoded in a genomic region of Pangasianodon hypophthalmus isolate fPanHyp1 chromosome 26, fPanHyp1.pri, whole genome shotgun sequence:
- the b3gnt2a gene encoding N-acetyllactosaminide beta-1,3-N-acetylglucosaminyltransferase 2a isoform X1 → MQPVVPSPLWPELSLTLQRFGSKWRISSSLMELSIGPPCSSSSCGMRIPRMHASWRRTKLLGVMMIVNFLIYILVEMTRSYGKWDPTKPHIPSEKFWKKPELSKAFWNRQQQHVSYIHNPLIVPTSVGTTIVSFTEATQSSSQPNYTTKTDHCKPDFTVTTQIKDYSSLPQRFKDFLLYMQCRSYPMLIDAPGVCSEAPFLLLAVKSLTPHFDRRQAIRESWGRAGILANHRVATVFLLGKTGGSDYFPNVSAMLHYEASLHGDLLQWDYRDTFFNLTLKDVLFLEWMAERCPSARFIFKGDDDVFVNTRSILSFLSGLSETKAQDLFVGDVISEARPHRDKRLKYYIPESVFVGPYPPYAGGGGYLYSADVAIRLRNISQQVLLFPIDDVYTGMCLQKLGLVPEKHQGFRTFNIEEKYRESACAYQNLVLVHPRSPQEMIKIWGWISDPGLRCQ, encoded by the exons ATGCAGCCGGTCGTGCCGTCTCCGCTCTGGCCCGAACTCAGCCTCACTCTCCAGCGCTTTGGGTCCAAGTGGAGAATCTCCAGCTCGCTCATGGAGCTCAGCATCGGGCCACcctgctccagctccagct GTGGAATGCGTATACCCAGGATGCATGCCAGCTGGAGGAGAACCAAGCTccttggagtgatgatgattgTCAACTTTCTGATTTACATTCTGGTGGAGATGACACGGAGTTATGGCAAATGGGACCCCACGAAGCCCCACATACCATCTGAGAAATTCTGGAAAAAGCCTGAACTCAGCAAGGCCTTTTGGAACCGCCAGCAGCAGCATGTTAGCTACATTCACAACCCACTAATCGTTCCCACCAGTGTTGGCACCACCATCGTGTCCTTCACAGAGGCGACGCAGTCCTCCAGTCAGCCGAACTACACAACCAAGACAGACCATTGCAAACCAGACTTTACAGTGACCACACAGATTAAGGATTACAGTTCCCTGCCTCAGCGCTTCAAAGATTTCCTGCTGTATATGCAGTGTAGGTCGTACCCGATGCTAATAgatgctccaggtgtgtgttctgAAGCACCTTTCCTGCTGCTTGCTGTGAAGTCCCTGACGCCTCATTTTGACCGGCGCCAGGCTATCCGGGAGTCCTGGGGACGCGCTGGGATCCTGGCCAACCACCGTGTAGCCACCGTCTTCCTCTTGGGCAAGACAGGAGGAAGTGATTACTTCCCGAATGTTTCAGCGATGCTTCATTACGAGGCGTCGCTGCATGGAGACCTACTTCAATGGGACTATCGCGACACGTTCTTCAACCTCACACTGAAAGACGTGCTGTTCCTTGAGTGGATGGCCGAGCGCTGCCCCTCAGCTCGCTTCATCTTCAAGGGTGATGATGACGTCTTCGTGAACACCCGAAGCATCCTGAGTTTCCTCAGTGGACTCTCAGAGACCAAGGCACAAGATTTATTTGTCGGAGACGTGATCAGTGAAGCTAGGCCACACCGGGACAAGAGGCTAAAGTACTACATCCCTGAGAGTGTATTTGTTGGGCCTTATCCACCATACGCAGGTGGGGGCGGTTACCTGTACTCTGCTGACGTGGCGATCCGGTTGAGAAACATCTCTCAGCAAGTCTTGCTTTTTCCCATCGATGACGTCTACACCGGGATGTGCCTGCAGAAACTTGGCCTGGTGCCCGAGAAGCACCAAGGATTTAGGACTTTTAACATAGAGGAAAAGTACAGAGAGAGTGCATGCGCCTACCAAAATTTAGTGCTGGTGCATCCCAGGAGTCCGCAGGAGATGATTAAAATCTGGGGTTGGATTAGCGACCCTGGGCTGAGGTGCCAGTGA
- the b3gnt2a gene encoding N-acetyllactosaminide beta-1,3-N-acetylglucosaminyltransferase 2a isoform X2 yields MRIPRMHASWRRTKLLGVMMIVNFLIYILVEMTRSYGKWDPTKPHIPSEKFWKKPELSKAFWNRQQQHVSYIHNPLIVPTSVGTTIVSFTEATQSSSQPNYTTKTDHCKPDFTVTTQIKDYSSLPQRFKDFLLYMQCRSYPMLIDAPGVCSEAPFLLLAVKSLTPHFDRRQAIRESWGRAGILANHRVATVFLLGKTGGSDYFPNVSAMLHYEASLHGDLLQWDYRDTFFNLTLKDVLFLEWMAERCPSARFIFKGDDDVFVNTRSILSFLSGLSETKAQDLFVGDVISEARPHRDKRLKYYIPESVFVGPYPPYAGGGGYLYSADVAIRLRNISQQVLLFPIDDVYTGMCLQKLGLVPEKHQGFRTFNIEEKYRESACAYQNLVLVHPRSPQEMIKIWGWISDPGLRCQ; encoded by the coding sequence ATGCGTATACCCAGGATGCATGCCAGCTGGAGGAGAACCAAGCTccttggagtgatgatgattgTCAACTTTCTGATTTACATTCTGGTGGAGATGACACGGAGTTATGGCAAATGGGACCCCACGAAGCCCCACATACCATCTGAGAAATTCTGGAAAAAGCCTGAACTCAGCAAGGCCTTTTGGAACCGCCAGCAGCAGCATGTTAGCTACATTCACAACCCACTAATCGTTCCCACCAGTGTTGGCACCACCATCGTGTCCTTCACAGAGGCGACGCAGTCCTCCAGTCAGCCGAACTACACAACCAAGACAGACCATTGCAAACCAGACTTTACAGTGACCACACAGATTAAGGATTACAGTTCCCTGCCTCAGCGCTTCAAAGATTTCCTGCTGTATATGCAGTGTAGGTCGTACCCGATGCTAATAgatgctccaggtgtgtgttctgAAGCACCTTTCCTGCTGCTTGCTGTGAAGTCCCTGACGCCTCATTTTGACCGGCGCCAGGCTATCCGGGAGTCCTGGGGACGCGCTGGGATCCTGGCCAACCACCGTGTAGCCACCGTCTTCCTCTTGGGCAAGACAGGAGGAAGTGATTACTTCCCGAATGTTTCAGCGATGCTTCATTACGAGGCGTCGCTGCATGGAGACCTACTTCAATGGGACTATCGCGACACGTTCTTCAACCTCACACTGAAAGACGTGCTGTTCCTTGAGTGGATGGCCGAGCGCTGCCCCTCAGCTCGCTTCATCTTCAAGGGTGATGATGACGTCTTCGTGAACACCCGAAGCATCCTGAGTTTCCTCAGTGGACTCTCAGAGACCAAGGCACAAGATTTATTTGTCGGAGACGTGATCAGTGAAGCTAGGCCACACCGGGACAAGAGGCTAAAGTACTACATCCCTGAGAGTGTATTTGTTGGGCCTTATCCACCATACGCAGGTGGGGGCGGTTACCTGTACTCTGCTGACGTGGCGATCCGGTTGAGAAACATCTCTCAGCAAGTCTTGCTTTTTCCCATCGATGACGTCTACACCGGGATGTGCCTGCAGAAACTTGGCCTGGTGCCCGAGAAGCACCAAGGATTTAGGACTTTTAACATAGAGGAAAAGTACAGAGAGAGTGCATGCGCCTACCAAAATTTAGTGCTGGTGCATCCCAGGAGTCCGCAGGAGATGATTAAAATCTGGGGTTGGATTAGCGACCCTGGGCTGAGGTGCCAGTGA